A part of Sandaracinaceae bacterium genomic DNA contains:
- a CDS encoding serine/threonine protein kinase, which produces MSISVDRLLESVDTLDEFDLEEIEPTRVMSSFEDGFFFADRFKIDEVLGSGGMGTVYDARDMQTGHRVALKVLKKTKSSGESEDRFRREAEILASIDHPGIVGIHGFGAAPDGTLWLAMEYLEGVTLREKVSRDGPMDPAELCPIITAAAAALSETHARGVVHRDLKPDNIFLTSSTPPEVKILDFGLSLTLTSKKLTATGTIIGTPRYMAPEQIKSAHAAGPQADVYALGVIAYECLAGQSPFVASDHGQLLGAILTGRTQPLAALKPDYPEALDACLKKAISPDVAVRYATPEAFAIDFADAASIHMALSAIPAPRAVRGKPTVRVASPAAEREDATTRTSQPRFSSVEGYKPAVKQEAPAKTEQPLHVPTWMIPLVILGGAAIMAVGAAIAYWWMR; this is translated from the coding sequence GTGTCCATCAGCGTCGACAGATTGCTGGAGAGCGTTGATACGTTGGACGAGTTCGATCTGGAAGAGATCGAGCCGACGCGTGTGATGTCGTCGTTCGAGGACGGCTTCTTCTTCGCAGACCGCTTCAAGATCGACGAAGTGCTGGGCAGCGGCGGCATGGGCACGGTCTATGACGCGCGGGACATGCAGACCGGCCACCGAGTGGCGCTCAAGGTCCTGAAGAAGACCAAGTCGTCGGGCGAGTCCGAGGATCGCTTCCGCCGCGAGGCCGAGATCCTGGCCTCCATCGACCACCCGGGCATCGTAGGCATCCATGGGTTCGGGGCGGCCCCCGACGGGACCCTCTGGCTGGCCATGGAGTACCTCGAGGGCGTCACGCTGCGCGAGAAGGTGTCGCGCGACGGGCCCATGGACCCGGCCGAGCTCTGCCCCATCATCACGGCGGCCGCGGCCGCGCTGAGCGAGACGCACGCGCGTGGTGTGGTGCACCGCGACCTCAAGCCGGACAACATCTTCCTCACGTCGTCCACCCCGCCCGAGGTGAAGATCCTGGACTTCGGGCTGTCGCTCACGCTCACCAGCAAGAAGCTCACGGCCACCGGCACCATCATCGGGACGCCGCGCTACATGGCCCCCGAGCAGATCAAGAGCGCCCACGCCGCAGGGCCCCAGGCCGACGTCTACGCGCTGGGGGTCATCGCCTACGAGTGCTTGGCGGGGCAGTCGCCGTTCGTGGCCAGCGACCACGGCCAGCTCTTGGGCGCCATCCTGACCGGGCGCACCCAGCCCCTCGCGGCGCTCAAGCCGGACTACCCCGAGGCGCTCGACGCCTGCCTGAAGAAGGCCATCTCGCCAGACGTGGCGGTGCGCTACGCCACCCCCGAGGCCTTCGCCATCGACTTCGCCGACGCGGCCTCCATCCACATGGCGCTCAGCGCCATCCCCGCGCCCAGGGCCGTGCGGGGCAAGCCCACGGTGCGCGTGGCGTCTCCCGCCGCCGAGCGCGAGGACGCCACCACCCGCACCTCGCAGCCAAGGTTTTCCTCGGTGGAGGGGTACAAGCCCGCGGTGAAGCAGGAAGCACCTGCGAAGACCGAGCAACCGCTGCACGTCCCCACCTGGATGATTCCCCTCGTGATCCTCGGGGGAGCGGCCATCATGGCGGTGGGCGCTGCCATCGCGTACTGGTGGATGCGCTGA
- a CDS encoding exodeoxyribonuclease V subunit gamma gives MIRLHYSNRTEALLARFVEQLRAQRASTHPLEPVQVIVPNRNMEAYLERGVAEALGVSANLRFARLERFMGAWLERALPDVRIMDRTAYESLLLALLHDEARLGVPALREVREYIEAGGDADARDVRRVQLARRLGQLFEAYGFTRPELLDAFMAGELGTHDPDLLGTARFQAALLHEITAAHAPRPVFAPRAHYVPLASALRALETLPEVLSPVAEGLLFPESERAARPTLHVFGVSYVARVFQWLYGALGEVADLDLYVVNPCMEFWEDVPSESELRAARRLPERAAPRVLDPTHAGADAGDERLALHQADEPPLLVAFGRPGREHVHLLNELTQADFEPCFVDPCASAVRAGRVPSVLEHLQRDILLRAPVEAAPGTSRVERDASVRFHACPSVRREVEVVAEQIWRAVRDASGGDAPLGFHEIAVLLPSDARDEYLPHVEAVFSEAHGIPHCVVDLDLASTSRVADACLALVELPLGRFARPEVLALITHPNLLANMPEASIDDVRQLVSELGVFYGLDREELAGTYVDEDRLNWEQGLLRVALGELMSDSRRPDDVGLALGDSHYLPVSTDPSWARTFSLLLRGLIADVRFARSAPRPLREWSQFFAGMWEGYVVPGSDPEQSELRSCLAAANSLVERDVAGLPVSYRVASMLVTEALGSLGAARGDYLADGVVVSSFLPMRAIPFRQTFVLGLGEGSFPARDTRDTMDLRLERRRLGDVRASERDKYMFLEVLLSARDALSISWVARDPYTGDEIPPSPVVGLLVDNLRRSYLSAEEGAALIETHALFRHEPLDPRSPFAEAHVEAWLRHLGRLARASLRSRDAAQGDPGDRPPELARAIAALHGTLPEEDLARLQRELRTISLTEGWRADGTADTASAGAAPRASVTAGADRGGRRRPPARDAVPLARPPRALPRRPSEWLGRGAAGGHARGRRRGRREPRGRALRAERAHQGGGAAPGLLGGQRPGQHPSRRLRAHGGAAAGARGVARGVARQCAPRAGPRAARRVAGGARLPRAAWGAATARAARRCPRRRRRGALDAELGAHARRPAARPSDAAARHVARAHGGIAGTSGAARLAGAGARRAAFGGACARAARGALWPAGLPGPLAAERFGRRGGPARGAGALSRGAAAHRGGPRRAVLRGGARVPERAGDRPAHRAACVLRPTHAAARGAARVGHAQRRGVASGPHADPARGIRALVRQRPARGGVPASVGGRAARHVHTALWALCPAARRGGRMSVLRRFSRPDVLDEIPLASHAWIEASAGTGKTFTLEHLIVDLIVRAGARLDEILVLTFTEKATLEMRERVRATLVALVHAGPSDPRVDPLDPSGTANVWALDEAALARLSEAVAGFEAASIHTIHGYCQRVLKEHAFRSRGLFEQVLTDTRAHFRRAVRAVMREALRPGDPAHAVLRAALQGQTPSQLTRTLEQWASEPGLLMPPASLEHVHAAAAVCAPAPRLHALLAAVREDGARTKGPLAEHLEALHACAVEVLGTRDLMEAAAHIASWSSRPQGSKPAPQWIMERAEKNPALLRALAPFEALLGSVPHFPMLVVQTLLPRVLQKAQASKQARGEMDFDDLLTRVRDAVAGEAGEPLVAALRAQHRFAIVDEFQDTDATQWEIFRRLFFDGNERPADVPLARRRALYLIGDPKQAIYAFRGADVHTYLKARESLAPYSRRVVLTQNFRSTPGVIGAYNAIFARGFFAGPIRYDAPVTCGNPGLTAEHLDGRPAAPLVLLRPLDASADKLSADGARDVLAGAIAEEIARLLGESHAALAVGREGALRRLEPSDIYVLGRNGKDLDGVHDRLAARGIPCAYFKRHGLFATREAEDLLMVLRAVADPSERSHRLKAWLTPFFGLQLAELRGDESLHDDHPLVARLVRLRERCEVRDYAGFARELLHTSGLARRELFVEESARRLTNYQHLVDILLERAHGRRRTVDELVVDFQQLVQGQGGPEVGDDIERVATEGSAVQLLTMHKSKGLEAEVVFVLGGLGSSERPGSEPRVRHVRGTREAWMRPLPAAVADDVTREQSEEDERLFYVALTRARSRLYLPFFGGDAAPGTGYALRPSAAYYRVQEALGGLVGQVPSARPLWIELRDVGTSGDLPGAHESRQTPPASVLVEVPASPPPLPPAPLEAQLFVDLRRRHRGPLATSYSRLAGRRARTLTEGAPNEEPKADVHDAPSLSVPIAPREAAQAGEGGELLRAAAPLPGGAATGIFLHEALERVDLHYLAGVSDPAEVLTPEPRGAELRALLGGCAARNGVSAGHVDAAAQVLFHAVRTPLPTRDGGALPLVSATRVVREMSFQFPIPEVHHPSLVSPSRRQTPEGAAPFRVERGIVRGVVDVVFEHDSAIYFLDWKSDRVEGDPTQLRAHVATHYDLQIKLYTLGVLRLLDVWDEAAYERVFGGHLYAFLRPMALGQPGVVFERPTFADVQRWERELLGMSFGGTPDSLAGGAR, from the coding sequence GTGATCCGCCTGCACTACAGCAACCGCACGGAGGCCTTGCTCGCCCGCTTCGTAGAGCAGCTCCGCGCGCAGCGCGCGTCCACGCACCCGCTCGAGCCGGTGCAGGTGATCGTGCCCAACCGGAACATGGAGGCCTACCTCGAGCGCGGGGTGGCCGAGGCGCTGGGCGTGTCTGCGAACCTGCGCTTCGCGCGCCTCGAGCGCTTCATGGGGGCCTGGCTCGAGCGGGCGCTGCCCGACGTGCGCATCATGGACCGCACGGCCTACGAGAGCCTGCTGCTGGCGCTGCTGCACGATGAAGCGCGGCTGGGTGTGCCCGCGCTGCGTGAGGTGCGCGAGTACATCGAGGCGGGCGGAGACGCGGACGCGCGCGACGTGCGGCGCGTGCAGCTGGCGCGGCGCCTGGGGCAGCTGTTCGAGGCCTACGGCTTCACACGCCCGGAGCTGCTGGACGCGTTCATGGCGGGTGAGCTGGGCACGCACGACCCCGACCTGCTGGGCACGGCGCGCTTCCAGGCGGCGCTGCTCCACGAGATCACGGCTGCCCATGCCCCGCGCCCGGTGTTCGCCCCGCGCGCCCACTACGTGCCGCTGGCCTCGGCGCTCCGGGCGCTCGAGACCCTGCCGGAGGTGCTGAGCCCCGTGGCCGAGGGGCTGCTGTTTCCCGAGAGCGAGCGCGCCGCGCGTCCCACGCTGCACGTGTTCGGCGTGAGCTACGTGGCGCGCGTGTTCCAGTGGCTGTACGGCGCCCTCGGCGAAGTGGCGGACCTGGACCTCTACGTGGTGAACCCCTGCATGGAGTTCTGGGAGGACGTGCCCAGCGAGTCCGAGCTGCGCGCGGCCCGCCGCCTGCCAGAGCGGGCTGCACCGCGCGTGCTGGATCCGACCCACGCGGGCGCTGACGCGGGCGACGAGCGGCTGGCGCTTCACCAGGCCGACGAGCCGCCCCTGCTGGTGGCCTTCGGGCGGCCGGGCCGCGAGCACGTGCACCTGCTCAACGAGCTGACCCAGGCGGACTTCGAGCCGTGCTTCGTGGACCCCTGCGCCAGCGCCGTGCGCGCGGGGCGCGTCCCCAGCGTGCTCGAGCACCTGCAGCGCGACATCCTGCTGCGAGCGCCCGTCGAGGCCGCGCCCGGCACAAGCCGTGTCGAGCGAGACGCGTCGGTGCGCTTCCACGCCTGCCCCAGCGTGCGCCGTGAGGTGGAGGTGGTGGCCGAGCAGATCTGGCGCGCCGTTCGCGACGCTAGCGGTGGGGACGCGCCGCTGGGGTTCCACGAGATCGCCGTGCTGCTACCCAGCGACGCGCGCGACGAGTACCTGCCGCACGTGGAGGCCGTGTTCTCGGAGGCCCATGGCATCCCGCACTGCGTGGTGGACCTCGACCTGGCGAGCACCAGCCGCGTGGCGGACGCGTGCCTGGCCCTGGTGGAGCTGCCGCTCGGGCGCTTCGCGCGGCCCGAGGTGCTGGCCCTGATCACGCACCCCAACCTGCTGGCCAACATGCCCGAGGCGTCCATCGACGACGTGCGGCAGCTGGTGAGCGAGCTGGGCGTGTTCTACGGGCTCGACCGCGAGGAGCTGGCCGGGACCTACGTGGACGAGGACCGCCTCAACTGGGAGCAGGGGCTGCTGCGCGTGGCGCTGGGAGAGCTGATGAGCGACTCGCGTCGCCCAGACGACGTGGGGCTCGCCCTCGGTGACTCGCACTACCTGCCCGTGAGCACCGACCCGAGCTGGGCACGCACGTTCTCGTTGCTGCTACGCGGGCTCATCGCCGACGTGCGCTTTGCGCGCAGCGCGCCCCGACCGCTGCGGGAGTGGTCGCAGTTCTTCGCGGGGATGTGGGAGGGCTACGTGGTGCCCGGGAGCGACCCCGAGCAGAGCGAGCTGCGCAGCTGCCTCGCGGCCGCGAACTCCCTGGTGGAGCGCGACGTGGCCGGGCTGCCCGTGTCCTACCGGGTGGCGTCCATGTTGGTGACCGAGGCGCTGGGGAGCCTGGGCGCGGCGCGCGGCGACTACCTGGCGGACGGCGTGGTGGTGTCGTCGTTCCTGCCCATGCGCGCCATTCCCTTCCGGCAGACCTTCGTGCTGGGGCTGGGCGAGGGCTCCTTCCCGGCGCGCGACACGCGGGACACGATGGACCTGCGCCTCGAGCGGCGCCGCCTCGGAGACGTGCGCGCGAGCGAGCGCGACAAGTACATGTTCCTCGAGGTGCTGCTCAGCGCGCGCGACGCGTTGTCCATCTCGTGGGTGGCGCGGGACCCGTACACGGGCGATGAGATCCCGCCGTCGCCGGTGGTGGGGCTCTTGGTGGACAACCTGCGTCGCTCGTACCTGAGCGCGGAGGAGGGCGCGGCGCTCATCGAGACGCACGCGCTCTTCCGACACGAGCCCCTCGACCCCCGGAGCCCCTTCGCCGAGGCGCACGTGGAGGCCTGGCTGCGTCACCTGGGCCGGCTCGCACGGGCAAGCCTGCGAAGCCGTGACGCAGCGCAGGGCGACCCAGGCGACCGGCCGCCGGAGCTCGCGCGGGCCATCGCGGCGCTGCACGGCACGCTGCCCGAGGAAGACCTCGCGCGCCTGCAGCGTGAGCTGCGCACCATCTCCCTCACCGAGGGCTGGCGTGCGGATGGCACCGCGGACACCGCGAGCGCTGGCGCAGCGCCGCGGGCGAGCGTGACGGCGGGGGCAGACCGGGGAGGACGAAGACGACCTCCCGCTCGAGACGCTGTACCTCTCGCGCGCCCACCTCGCGCGCTTCCTCGAAGACCCTCAGAGTGGCTGGGCCGAGGCGCTGCTGGGGGTCACGCGCGCGGACGACGAAGAGGCCGAAGAGAGCCTCGAGGACGAGCCCTTCGAGCCGAGCGGGCTCACCAAGGTGGTGGCGCTGCGCCAGGCCTTCTGGGAGGGCAGCGCCCCGGGCAGCACCCTTCCCGGCGCCTACGAGCGCACGGTGGCGCGGCTGCAGGCGCGAGGGGAGTGGCCCGTGGCGTCGCTCGCCAGTGCGCGCCGCGAGCCGGACCTCGCGCTGCTCGACGAGTGGCGGGCGGGGCTCGCCTCCCTCGCGCTGCCTGGGGAGCGGCCACAGCGCGTGCGGCTCGGCGATGCCCTCGAAGACGGCGACGTGGAGCGCTTGATGCCGAGCTTGGCGCTCACGCTCGCCGACCCGCGGCCCGGCCATCGGACGCGGCTGCGCGTCATGTTGCGCGGGCGCACGGAGGCATTGCTGGAACATCCGGGGCAGCGCGCCTCGCTGGTGCTGGAGCCCGTCGCGCGGCCTTCGGTGGCGCGTGCGCGCGCGCGGCGCGAGGAGCGCTCTGGCCTGCGGGGCTTCCTGGACCACTTGCTGCTGAGCGCTTCGGGCGAAGAGGTGGACCGGCACGCGGTGCAGGTGCTCTATCCCGAGGAGCCGCGGCCCATCGCGGTGGCCCTCGCCGGGCTGTCCTCCGAGGCGGCGCGCGAGTACCTGAGCGCGCTGGTGACCGACCTGCTCACCGGGCCGCATGCGTACTACGCCCCACCCACGCCGCTGCTCGAGGCGCTGCCCGAGTGGGGCACGCGCAGCGCCGAGGCGTGGCAAGCGGCCCTCACGCGGACCCGGCAAGAGGCATTCGGGCGCTCGTACGGCAGCGTCCCGCACGCGGAGGAGTACCCGCTTCCGTCGGTGGCCGAGCTGCACGCCATGTACACACGGCGCTATGGGCTCTATGTCCAGCTGCGCGGCGGGGTGGCCGCATGAGCGTGCTGCGCCGCTTCTCGCGCCCAGACGTGCTCGACGAGATCCCGCTGGCGTCGCACGCGTGGATCGAGGCGTCGGCGGGCACCGGCAAGACCTTCACGCTCGAGCACCTGATCGTGGACCTGATCGTGCGCGCCGGCGCGCGCCTCGACGAGATCCTGGTGCTGACCTTCACCGAGAAGGCCACGCTCGAGATGCGCGAGCGCGTGCGGGCCACGTTGGTGGCGCTGGTGCACGCGGGGCCGAGCGATCCGCGCGTGGATCCGCTCGACCCGAGCGGCACCGCCAACGTCTGGGCGCTGGACGAGGCCGCGCTCGCGCGCCTCAGCGAGGCCGTGGCCGGCTTCGAGGCTGCCAGCATCCACACCATCCACGGGTACTGCCAGCGGGTGCTCAAGGAGCACGCGTTCCGCAGCCGTGGTCTCTTCGAGCAGGTGCTCACCGACACCCGCGCGCACTTTCGTCGCGCCGTGCGGGCCGTGATGCGCGAGGCGCTGCGCCCCGGGGACCCCGCACACGCCGTGCTCCGCGCCGCCCTGCAGGGGCAGACGCCCTCGCAGCTCACCCGCACCCTCGAGCAGTGGGCGTCCGAGCCCGGCTTGCTCATGCCGCCCGCGTCGCTCGAGCACGTACATGCCGCGGCCGCTGTGTGCGCGCCCGCGCCGCGCCTGCACGCGCTCCTGGCCGCCGTGCGCGAGGACGGAGCACGCACCAAGGGGCCGCTGGCGGAGCACCTCGAGGCGCTGCACGCGTGCGCCGTGGAGGTGCTGGGCACCAGAGACCTGATGGAGGCTGCGGCGCACATCGCCAGCTGGTCGAGCCGCCCGCAGGGCAGCAAGCCAGCCCCGCAGTGGATCATGGAGCGCGCGGAGAAGAACCCCGCCCTCCTGCGCGCGCTCGCCCCCTTCGAGGCGCTCCTCGGCAGCGTGCCGCACTTTCCCATGTTGGTAGTGCAGACCCTGCTGCCGCGCGTGCTGCAGAAGGCGCAGGCGTCGAAGCAGGCCCGCGGTGAGATGGACTTCGACGACCTGCTCACGCGCGTCCGGGATGCCGTCGCCGGAGAGGCGGGGGAGCCGCTGGTCGCCGCCCTGCGCGCGCAGCATCGCTTCGCCATCGTGGACGAGTTCCAGGACACGGACGCCACGCAGTGGGAAATCTTCCGGCGGCTGTTCTTCGACGGCAACGAGCGGCCGGCGGACGTGCCGCTCGCGCGGCGCCGCGCGCTCTACCTGATCGGCGACCCCAAGCAGGCCATCTACGCCTTCCGCGGCGCCGACGTGCACACGTACCTGAAGGCGCGCGAGTCGCTCGCTCCGTACAGCCGCCGTGTGGTGCTGACCCAGAATTTTCGCAGCACGCCGGGCGTCATCGGGGCGTACAACGCCATCTTCGCGCGCGGCTTCTTCGCCGGGCCCATTCGCTACGACGCGCCCGTCACGTGTGGGAACCCCGGGCTCACCGCGGAGCACCTCGACGGCCGGCCTGCGGCGCCGCTGGTGCTGCTGCGGCCACTCGATGCGAGCGCGGACAAGCTGAGCGCGGACGGCGCCCGCGACGTGCTGGCGGGGGCCATCGCGGAGGAGATCGCGCGCTTGTTGGGAGAGAGTCACGCCGCGCTCGCGGTCGGCCGGGAGGGTGCCCTGCGGCGCCTCGAGCCGAGCGACATCTACGTGCTGGGGCGCAACGGGAAGGACCTCGACGGCGTCCACGACCGGCTTGCCGCGCGCGGCATCCCCTGCGCCTACTTCAAGCGGCACGGGCTCTTTGCCACGCGCGAGGCCGAGGACCTGCTCATGGTGCTGCGCGCCGTGGCGGACCCGAGCGAGCGCAGCCACCGCCTCAAGGCCTGGCTCACGCCGTTCTTCGGGCTGCAGCTCGCGGAGCTGCGCGGGGACGAGTCGCTGCACGACGACCACCCGCTGGTGGCGCGCCTGGTGCGGCTGCGCGAGCGCTGCGAGGTGCGGGACTATGCGGGCTTCGCGCGTGAGCTTCTGCACACGAGCGGCCTCGCGCGCCGGGAGCTGTTCGTGGAGGAGAGCGCCCGCAGGCTCACCAACTACCAGCACCTCGTGGACATCCTGTTGGAGCGCGCGCACGGCCGGCGTCGCACGGTGGACGAGCTGGTGGTGGACTTCCAGCAGCTGGTGCAGGGGCAAGGTGGGCCCGAGGTGGGCGACGACATCGAGCGGGTCGCGACGGAAGGCTCGGCGGTGCAGCTGCTCACCATGCACAAGTCGAAGGGTCTCGAGGCCGAGGTGGTGTTCGTGCTGGGCGGCCTCGGCAGCTCGGAGCGCCCGGGCAGCGAGCCACGCGTGCGGCACGTGCGCGGGACGCGCGAGGCGTGGATGCGTCCGCTCCCCGCTGCCGTGGCGGACGACGTCACGCGCGAGCAGAGCGAAGAAGACGAGCGCCTGTTCTACGTGGCGCTGACGCGTGCGCGCTCCCGCTTGTACCTGCCGTTCTTCGGCGGCGATGCGGCTCCCGGAACGGGCTACGCGCTGCGTCCGAGCGCCGCTTACTACCGGGTGCAGGAGGCGCTCGGTGGCCTGGTGGGGCAGGTGCCCAGCGCGCGCCCGCTGTGGATCGAGCTGCGCGACGTCGGCACTAGCGGTGATCTGCCGGGGGCCCACGAGTCGCGCCAGACGCCCCCGGCATCGGTGCTCGTGGAGGTGCCCGCGAGCCCACCGCCCTTGCCGCCGGCGCCGCTCGAAGCGCAGCTCTTCGTCGACCTGCGCCGGCGTCACCGCGGGCCACTGGCCACTTCGTACTCACGCCTCGCGGGGCGGCGCGCCCGGACCCTCACGGAGGGCGCCCCCAACGAGGAGCCCAAGGCCGACGTCCACGACGCCCCGTCGCTGTCGGTGCCGATTGCCCCACGCGAGGCCGCGCAAGCAGGCGAGGGGGGCGAGCTCCTGCGCGCCGCTGCTCCACTGCCGGGCGGCGCAGCCACGGGCATCTTCCTGCACGAGGCCCTCGAGCGCGTGGACCTCCACTACCTGGCCGGCGTGAGCGACCCCGCCGAGGTGTTGACGCCGGAGCCACGCGGCGCCGAGCTGCGCGCGCTGTTGGGGGGGTGCGCCGCCCGCAACGGCGTGAGCGCAGGGCACGTGGACGCTGCCGCGCAGGTGCTCTTCCACGCCGTCCGAACGCCGCTGCCCACGCGGGATGGGGGCGCGCTGCCGCTCGTGAGCGCCACGCGCGTGGTTCGCGAGATGAGCTTCCAGTTTCCCATCCCGGAGGTGCACCACCCCAGCCTCGTCAGCCCGTCCAGACGGCAGACCCCCGAGGGTGCGGCGCCCTTCCGCGTGGAGCGCGGCATCGTGCGCGGTGTGGTGGACGTGGTCTTCGAGCACGACTCCGCCATCTACTTCCTCGACTGGAAGAGCGACCGCGTGGAGGGCGATCCGACCCAGCTGCGCGCACACGTCGCGACCCACTACGACCTTCAGATCAAGCTCTACACCCTGGGCGTCCTGCGCCTGCTCGACGTGTGGGACGAGGCGGCCTACGAGCGCGTGTTCGGCGGCCACCTCTATGCTTTCCTGCGCCCCATGGCGCTGGGCCAGCCGGGGGTGGTGTTCGAGCGGCCCACGTTCGCCGACGTGCAGCGCTGGGAGCGCGAGCTGCTGGGCATGTCGTTTGGCGGGACGCCGGACAGCCTCGCCGGAGGCGCGCGATGA
- a CDS encoding protein kinase gives MASEHPTKRGLTREVLAETLALPGNGLFEPDATLRPLGLRHSDRPVGGPRHKSSRIPFEGTGATLRVREPLAEGGMGLISLGEQGALRREVAVKTLKPELRDPDLIDRLLTEARITGVVEHPNIVPIYALQADDEGVPLMVMKRIHGVSWRAMLRNDEHPGFPADAQDRLAWHLRVLMDVCDAVHYAHSRGILHLDLKPDNVMIGGFRDVYLVDWGVAVSTREQHRGWLPMADEVSEVVGTPSYMAPEMVDRQSAVLDERTDVYLLGSVLHEILTGRPPHQAENVHEILYAAYESRPPRFDSDVPAELAAIATRAMDPRAERRFESAEAFRSAVVAFLEHRSSAALAEDAMLILGRLRVTVARERLRQEAFDNVRAQVDAALQREVMREFVECRFGFSRALKEWPANERARAGLVEALLLMAEHQLSRGDSTAASATLREVEAPTPAEQELIRALEEKVALRLERQARLEQIGYDQDPKYGRRDRALFVLVVSFVLGVIPIGGFFGMRMGWYEYATWHSFAFTGGLTAMLLVGGVVFRRRMMPNRAGRRFVAAMVVLCVLTLLNRVVALTLGHTEFRDVAFDLFLFGTGAAMIGTLTDRRFLALAVAFTICGLLTAMFPSYGLLLIGIAAWLGPGWTAWSWLKSAAKDDDADDLPRRVNASEPTGKTRNTRRLP, from the coding sequence ATGGCGTCCGAACACCCGACCAAGCGAGGGCTGACCCGTGAGGTTCTGGCGGAGACGCTGGCCCTCCCGGGCAATGGCCTGTTCGAGCCCGACGCCACTCTGCGTCCCCTCGGGCTGCGCCACTCGGACCGCCCCGTCGGAGGTCCTCGCCACAAGTCGAGCCGCATCCCGTTCGAGGGCACCGGGGCCACGCTGCGCGTGCGGGAGCCGCTGGCCGAGGGCGGCATGGGGCTCATCTCGCTGGGGGAGCAGGGCGCGCTGCGCCGTGAGGTGGCCGTCAAGACGCTCAAGCCCGAGCTGCGCGACCCCGATCTGATCGACCGGCTGCTGACCGAGGCCCGCATCACGGGCGTGGTGGAGCACCCCAACATCGTCCCCATCTATGCCCTGCAGGCGGACGACGAGGGCGTGCCGCTGATGGTGATGAAGCGCATCCACGGCGTGTCGTGGCGCGCCATGCTGCGGAACGACGAGCACCCGGGCTTCCCCGCGGACGCGCAGGACCGCCTGGCATGGCACCTGCGGGTGCTGATGGACGTGTGCGACGCCGTTCACTACGCGCACAGCCGCGGGATCCTGCACCTGGACCTGAAGCCCGACAACGTGATGATCGGTGGCTTCCGCGACGTGTACCTGGTGGACTGGGGCGTGGCCGTCAGCACGCGCGAGCAGCACCGCGGCTGGCTGCCCATGGCCGACGAGGTCTCGGAGGTGGTGGGCACGCCCAGCTACATGGCGCCCGAGATGGTGGACCGGCAGAGCGCCGTGCTGGACGAGCGCACGGACGTGTACCTGCTGGGGTCCGTGCTGCACGAGATCCTGACGGGGCGCCCGCCGCACCAGGCCGAGAACGTGCACGAGATCCTGTATGCGGCCTACGAGTCGCGCCCGCCGCGGTTCGACAGCGACGTGCCGGCGGAGCTGGCGGCCATCGCCACGCGCGCCATGGACCCGCGCGCGGAGCGGCGCTTCGAGAGCGCGGAGGCCTTCCGCTCGGCGGTGGTGGCCTTCCTCGAGCACCGCTCCTCGGCGGCGCTGGCCGAAGACGCCATGCTCATCCTGGGGCGCCTGCGCGTGACCGTGGCGCGCGAGCGGCTGCGGCAGGAGGCCTTCGACAACGTGCGCGCACAGGTGGACGCAGCGCTGCAGCGCGAGGTCATGCGCGAGTTCGTGGAGTGCCGCTTCGGCTTCTCACGGGCGCTCAAGGAGTGGCCCGCGAACGAGCGCGCGCGGGCCGGCCTGGTGGAGGCGCTGTTGCTCATGGCGGAGCACCAGCTGTCGCGCGGAGACTCCACGGCCGCGTCGGCCACGCTGCGCGAGGTGGAGGCGCCCACGCCGGCCGAGCAGGAGCTCATCCGGGCCCTCGAAGAGAAGGTAGCGCTGCGCCTCGAGCGTCAGGCTCGCCTCGAGCAAATTGGCTACGACCAGGACCCGAAGTACGGGCGTCGCGACCGCGCGCTGTTCGTGCTCGTGGTCTCCTTCGTGCTGGGTGTGATCCCCATCGGCGGCTTCTTCGGCATGCGCATGGGCTGGTACGAGTACGCCACGTGGCACTCGTTCGCGTTCACGGGTGGCCTCACCGCGATGCTGCTGGTCGGCGGTGTGGTGTTCCGGCGGCGCATGATGCCCAACCGCGCCGGGCGGCGCTTCGTGGCGGCCATGGTGGTGCTGTGCGTGCTCACGCTGCTCAACCGGGTGGTGGCGCTCACGCTCGGGCACACGGAGTTCCGCGACGTGGCGTTCGACCTGTTCCTGTTCGGGACGGGCGCGGCCATGATCGGGACGCTGACCGACCGGCGCTTCTTGGCGCTAGCCGTGGCGTTCACCATCTGTGGGCTGCTCACGGCGATGTTCCCCAGCTACGGGCTCTTGTTGATTGGCATCGCCGCGTGGCTGGGGCCCGGCTGGACGGCGTGGTCGTGGCTGAAGAGCGCCGCCAAAGACGACGACGCGGATGACCTGCCCCGGCGCGTCAACGCGTCCGAACCAACGGGCAAGACGCGCAACACGCGGCGCCTCCCATAG